The sequence GCGCCGCTTATAATAATTCGCCACAGCCTCATTAAATCGTTTCGTTCCGCTAAGTGTATAGCCATATGTAGTCGCCAAGGCGCTTTGTTCGGACAAAGCCTGTCTCACCTTCTCATCCGGAGGAAGATCTGGACTTCCGAGGCTTAAATCAACCACTTCAGCACCCGTCGCTTTTTTCGCTTCAGCAGCTGCTTTTAAATCTCCAAAAATGGCAGGTTCAAAAATGGACATTTTTAACGATGGTTCAATCTTCAATGATAAACACTCCTTGTGTGTGAGAAATTGTTTTATGGAATAGTTTATCACAAATTGATTGATGAATGTGAAAAGGCTAAACATCTGTTTAGCCCAATTGCTCAGGAAGAACTGCTTCCCGTCATATACACTTCTTCGAACGGCTGGATAATAACAAAACCTTCGCCCTTGAATTCCATTTGAATCGATTCCCCACTGCCCCGACCAATGAATGTCCGGAAGCTAATATCTGTACGAAATTCCGGTGTTAAATTCCCTGACCAGGCGACGGTTGCATTCGGATCTGTAATAACAGACTCTCCAGGACGAACAAGTAATGTCAACGGCTCAAAGTGGGTTGTAATCGCAACCTTCCCTGTTCCCCTTAACGTCACGTTAAATAATCCACCCGCCATCATCCCCGCAACTTTGCGCATCAGTTTAATGTCCCATTCAATACTCGGTTCAAACGCCAGCAAATCATTGCCATTGACCGTAATCGATTCATTATTCAAATCAAAGATGGTAATTTTCTTCCCCTGATCCGCTAAATACAGTCGGCCATTTCCCGTCGCCTTCATCAATGAAGTACCTTCACCCGTGAACGCTTTTTTGAACATCATACCGACACCATGTTCTAATATTTTTTCCCGCTCGAACTTAATTTGCCCCGTATAGGAAATCATAGAACCCGTTTTGGCCCACACCTGGTCCGTTAAATTGACCTCCAAAATACGCGGTGTTTCCAAATCAAAGTTCTCCCTTACCTGCTCATCCTGCTTCGTCTGTTTCACAAATTCACTAATCGTATATTTGCCCATCTAACTCTCCCCTTTCAGCTAACTCATACTGACTATACATACGTTGGAGTATGAAAAAAGATTCAATTGAAATGCTCCAACAGAATTATTGGCACTTAATATTGAAATATTGGCACTTACTAGTCATTTATTGGCGGCTGCAGTCCGTTTATTGGCGTTCAAGACCGATTTATTGGCGCTCGCCATTCATTTATTGGCGAATCAAGACCTTTGACCCATCCTTTCACCAATAAAAACCCCCGATAGAAACATCCATCAGGGGTTCGCGCTCACTTAAACGGCCATTCTGGCAACATATTATTCAACTTCTTATCTTCCCGGTAGCCAAGCACATATTCCGCCTGCATAATTGTATGAATCTCGCGCGTTCCCTCGTAAATAACGGGTGCTTTCGAGTTACGCAAAAACCGAGCAACTGGATAGTCATCCGAATAACCGTAGGCACCGTGAATTTGGAAGGCATCGTCTGCTGCTTTATTGGCAAAGTCACAAGCCTGCCATTTGGCCAGCGACGTTTCACGCGTATTGCGCAAGCCTTTGTTTTTCATATCGCCTGCACGATAAACAAGCAAACGACTCATCTGATAGCCCGCTTCCATATTGGCAATCATTTGCTGAACGAGCTGGTGTTTACCAATCGACTTGCCAAATGTTTCTCGTGCGTGGCAATACTTCACACTTTCTTCAAGACAGCCCATAATCAGCCCGACTGCCCCCGCTGCAACCGTAAAACGACCATTATCAAGTGCAGCCATCGCAATTTTAAAGCCTTCACCTTCTGCACCTAGCAAATTAGCGGACGGCACACGCATATCCTCGAAAAACAACTCGCCCGTATTGCCCGCGCGAATGCCGTATTTGCCTTTAATCGCTTTCGATGAAAAACCCGGCATCGTCCGCTCAACGATGAATGCACTAATACCATGGTGTTTCTTCGTTTTATCCGTATAAGCAAAAACAAGGAAATGATCGGCCACATCACAGAGCGAGATCCACGTCTTCTGGCCATTCAATACATAATCATCCCCGTCGCGCACCGCAGTCGTCGCCATCGCCACAACGTCAGAACCTGCACCAGGCTCCGTTAAACCAAAAGCGCCTATTTTCTGCCCCTTGGCCTGTGGAATTAAATACTTCTTCTTTTGCGCTTCCGTCCCCCATTGCATTAGCGTCATTGAATTCAAGCCGATATGAACAGAGACTGCTGTGCGAAACGCTGTATCGCCACGCTCCAGCTCCTCACATAATATCGCAAGAGAATTATAGTCCATGCCGCTACCGCCATAGTGTTCAGGTACACATACGCCCATAAAACCAATATCCGCAAGCTTCTTCCAAATAGCTGGGTCAAATCCACCTTCAGCATCCCATCTCTGGATATGGGGCATAATCTCTTCATCCACAAACTGACGGGCTGTTTTTCTCAGCATAATCTGTTCTTCTGTGAATCCGAAATCCATTGTTCTCCCCCTCCCTCAAGCGGAGACATTATTCGTCTCCACCGTTTCTACAATGATTACACCGCGCTTTTTCATTTCTTCAATATATAACGCGCCCGGGACGATATTTTCTGGTGGATGAACCCCGCGCTTGGTAATCGTGCCGTTGCCAATCATCTGCGCTACTATGGAAATAGTATTCGCCGTTGCCCGTGCCATCGCGGTTTCATTGACCGTCGTATCTTTTTCCGTTATCAAATCGTACTCATACGCCATAGGTGATCCGTTCTTATCGCCACTAACAATGACACGCAACAA comes from Sporosarcina sp. FSL K6-3457 and encodes:
- a CDS encoding AIM24 family protein gives rise to the protein MGKYTISEFVKQTKQDEQVRENFDLETPRILEVNLTDQVWAKTGSMISYTGQIKFEREKILEHGVGMMFKKAFTGEGTSLMKATGNGRLYLADQGKKITIFDLNNESITVNGNDLLAFEPSIEWDIKLMRKVAGMMAGGLFNVTLRGTGKVAITTHFEPLTLLVRPGESVITDPNATVAWSGNLTPEFRTDISFRTFIGRGSGESIQMEFKGEGFVIIQPFEEVYMTGSSSS
- a CDS encoding acyl-CoA dehydrogenase family protein, which gives rise to MDFGFTEEQIMLRKTARQFVDEEIMPHIQRWDAEGGFDPAIWKKLADIGFMGVCVPEHYGGSGMDYNSLAILCEELERGDTAFRTAVSVHIGLNSMTLMQWGTEAQKKKYLIPQAKGQKIGAFGLTEPGAGSDVVAMATTAVRDGDDYVLNGQKTWISLCDVADHFLVFAYTDKTKKHHGISAFIVERTMPGFSSKAIKGKYGIRAGNTGELFFEDMRVPSANLLGAEGEGFKIAMAALDNGRFTVAAGAVGLIMGCLEESVKYCHARETFGKSIGKHQLVQQMIANMEAGYQMSRLLVYRAGDMKNKGLRNTRETSLAKWQACDFANKAADDAFQIHGAYGYSDDYPVARFLRNSKAPVIYEGTREIHTIMQAEYVLGYREDKKLNNMLPEWPFK